One window of Pyxicephalus adspersus chromosome 4, UCB_Pads_2.0, whole genome shotgun sequence genomic DNA carries:
- the CCR6 gene encoding C-C chemokine receptor type 6, with protein MTDYTTPFDFDIINEETICSMNSIKESLKIYGPIILSLIFLFGLVGNILVVVTFSWYKKSKTMTDIFLLNMAIADILFIFTLPFWAVYSYKNEWIFQDFMCKLFRCIYAINFNCSMLLLACVGIDRYVAIVQVTKSFRLRNLALSHKGTLCLTVWITATCLSSITYIYSESYEIKSSGHIVCEPRYPEGLSASNWKFAVIAVEIGVGFLIPFIVMLFCYACIIKTLLQAKNSQRHKAIQVIVTVVIMFLICQFPYNVVLLNKAISLLEEEKKNLTCPELEKIEYAHNITKLLAFFHCCLNPVIYAFIGVKFRKNIFKVMQNMCFIRKFSLSRTRCSRFSSDMYHSRRTSEVSPSEGGSSFTV; from the coding sequence ATGACAGACTATACTACACCTTTTGACTTTGATATAATCAACGAAGAAACAATTTGTTCAATGAATAGCATCAAAGAATCGCTGAAAATATATGGACCCATTATCTTgtctttaatatttctttttgggCTGGTGGGTAACATACTGGTTGTTGTGACCTTTAGCTGGTACAAGAAAAGTAAGACAatgacagacatttttcttttaaatatggcAATAGCAgacatactttttatatttactctTCCATTCTGGGCTGTGTATTCTTATAAGAATGAATGGATTTTCCAGGATTTCATGTGCAAATTATTTAGGTGCATCTATGCAATAAATTTCAACTGCAGCATGCTGTTGCTAGCATGCGTGGGTATTGACCGATATGTGGCCATTGTGCAGGTTACAAAGTCCTTCCGACTAAGAAACTTAGCTCTGAGTCATAAAGGAACACTCTGCTTGACAGTTTGGATTACAGCTACCTGCCTCTCCAGCATAACCTACATATATAGTGAGTCTTACGAAATCAAAAGCAGTGGGCACATAGTTTGTGAACCTCGTTATCCAGAAGGTCTTTCAGCATCCAATTGGAAATTTGCTGTGATAGCTGTGGAAATTGGAGTAGGTTTTTTGATTCCCTTTATTGTCATGCTATTTTGCTATGCATGTATAATTAAAACACTGCTGCAGGCAAAGAATTCCCAAAGACATAAGGCAATTCAAGTAATTGTTACTGTAGTGATAATGTTTCTAATATGCCAGTTCCCATACAATGTAGTGcttttaaataaagctatttCTTTActagaggaggagaagaagaatcTGACATGCCCTGAATTAGAAAAAATTGAGTATGCACACAATATCACAAAACTGCTGGCTTTTTTTCACTGTTGTCTTAATCCGGTCATTTATGCCTTTATTGGTGTGAAATTccgaaaaaatatttttaaagtaatgcaAAACATGTGTTTTATTCGCAAATTTTCCCTGTCTAGAACACGATGCTCTAGGTTCTCCTCCGATATGTACCATTCAAGGAGGACAAGTGAGGTCTCCCCAAGTGAAGGTGGTTCATCCTTCAcagtataa